In Vicugna pacos chromosome 10, VicPac4, whole genome shotgun sequence, the following proteins share a genomic window:
- the LOC102539780 gene encoding olfactory receptor 4P4-like codes for MGNRNNVTVFILLGLSQNKNIEILCFVLFLFCYIAVWMGNLLIMISITCSPLINQPMYFFLNYLSLSDLSYTSTVVPKLMTDLLAERKTISYSSCMTQLFILHFLGGIEIFVLTGMAYDRYVVICKPLHYTVVMSRQRCNAIIIACCTGGFIHSASQFLLTIFLPFCGPNEIDHYFCDVYPLLKLACTDTYRIGLLVIVDSGLIALVTFVILMGSYFLILHTIRDYPAESRAKALSTCSSHITVVVLFFGPVLFIYIRPAETFPEDKVFALFCTIIAPMFNPLIYTLRNLEMKNAVRKMLYHQLLSERK; via the coding sequence ATGGGAAACAGGAACAATGTCACTGTGTTTATTCTCTTGGGCTTATCTCAGAACAAGAACATTGAAATCCTctgctttgtattatttttattttgctacatTGCTGTTTGGATGGGAAATTTGCTCATAATGATTTCTATCACATGCAGTCCACTCATTAACCAACCCatgtatttctttcttaattACCTCTCACTCTCAGACCTTAGCTACACATCAACAGTGGTGCCCAAACTAATGACTGATTTATTGGCAGAAAGGAAGACCATTTCCTACAGTAGCTGCATGACACAGCTTTTTATCCTTCACTTCCTTGGAGGCATTGAGATCTTTGTCCTCACCGggatggcctatgaccgctacgtgGTCATCTGCAAACCCCTGCACTACACCGTCGTCATGAGCAGACAAAGGTGTAATGCAATCATCATAGCCTGTTGCACTGGGGGTTTTATCCACTCTGCCAGTCAGTTTCTTCTCACCATCTTTTTACCgttctgtggccccaatgagatCGATCACTACTTCTGCGATGTGTATCCTTTGCTGAAATTGGCCTGCACTGATACATACAGAATCGGTCTCCTGGTAATTGTTGATTCAGGTCTGATTGCTTTGGTCACTTTTGTGATTTTGATGGGGTCTTATTTTCTGATATTGCACACCATCAGGGATTACCCTGCGGAGAGCCGTGCCAAAGCTCTTTCAACTTGTAGTTCCCACATAACAGTCGTGGTCCTATTCTTTGGGCCAGTCCTCTTCATTTACATTAGACCAGCTGAAACTTTTCCAGAAGACAAAGTATTTGCTCTTTTCTGCACCATCATTGCCCCCATGTTCAACCCTCTGATCTACACGCTGAGAAACCTGGAGATGAAGAATGCTGTGAGGAAAATGTTGTATCATCAATTGCTTTCAGAAAGGAAGTAA